A genome region from Myxococcota bacterium includes the following:
- a CDS encoding pseudouridine synthase, with protein sequence MLEKRFLEAAKALEQTKPYLNRRPIKMRGLIPGETCLDFLVRKIPSRDRAYWEEATRSARICHQNGPVGPDDILRSGDILYHELMEAPEPPINANIKIIHEDDQMLVLDKPAPLPVHPCGRYKFHTLTEIAKRAWPELNLHLVHRLDAETTGILILAKTPEAARALTEQFTDRSVQKEYLALVEGVPSWDQLKCETPIISRRYPTGQSALTVLSCLQRFENRALVLAKPVTGRTNQIRIHLRNLGHPVLHLHASKLEISSRTFEATFFFSPREP encoded by the coding sequence ATGCTTGAGAAACGGTTTCTTGAGGCGGCCAAAGCACTAGAGCAAACGAAGCCCTACCTAAATCGGCGTCCCATTAAGATGCGGGGTCTCATCCCAGGCGAAACCTGCCTGGATTTTTTGGTCCGCAAGATCCCCTCTAGAGACCGTGCCTATTGGGAAGAAGCAACCCGTTCAGCCCGCATCTGCCATCAAAACGGCCCTGTTGGTCCAGACGACATCTTACGCTCTGGTGACATTCTCTACCATGAGCTCATGGAAGCGCCCGAACCCCCAATCAATGCCAATATTAAAATCATCCATGAAGATGACCAAATGTTGGTATTAGACAAACCAGCACCCCTGCCCGTGCACCCATGTGGGCGTTACAAATTTCACACTCTGACTGAAATCGCCAAAAGAGCCTGGCCAGAGCTTAACCTTCATCTGGTTCATCGGCTAGACGCCGAAACAACCGGCATCTTAATCTTGGCGAAAACACCCGAGGCTGCCAGAGCGCTAACCGAGCAATTTACCGACCGTTCGGTTCAAAAAGAATATTTGGCTCTGGTTGAAGGTGTGCCTTCTTGGGACCAACTTAAATGCGAAACGCCCATTATTTCACGTAGGTATCCAACAGGGCAATCCGCCCTTACCGTCTTAAGCTGTCTGCAACGCTTTGAAAATAGAGCTCTTGTATTGGCAAAACCAGTTACCGGCCGAACCAATCAAATCCGAATTCATCTGCGAAATTTGGGGCATCCAGTTTTGCATTTACACGCATCCAAACTAGAAATTTCTTCTAGGACCTTCGAAGCGACGTTCTTCTTCAGCCCCCGCGAACCATAA